Proteins encoded within one genomic window of Ovis aries strain OAR_USU_Benz2616 breed Rambouillet chromosome 1, ARS-UI_Ramb_v3.0, whole genome shotgun sequence:
- the TAGLN3 gene encoding transgelin-3, protein MANRGPSYGLSREVQEKIEQKYDADLENKLVDWVILQCAEDIEHPPPGRAHFQKWLMDGTVLCKLINSLYPPGQEPIPKISESKMAFKQMEQISQFLKAAEIYGVRTTDIFQTVDLWEGKDMAAVQRTLMALGSVAVTKDDGCYRGEPSWFHRKAQQNRRGFSEEQLRQGQNVIGLQMGSNKGASQAGMTGYGMPRQIM, encoded by the exons ATGGCTAACAGGGGCCCGAGCTACGGCTTAAGCCGAGAGGTGCAGGAGAAGATCGAGCAGAAGTACGACGCGGACCTGGAGAACAAGCTGGTGGACTGGGTCATCCTGCAGTGCGCCGAGGACATCGAGCACCCGCCCCCGGGCAGAGCCCATTTTCAGAAATGGTTGATGGACGGAACG GTGTTGTGCAAGCTGATAAACAGTTTATACCCACCAGGACAAGAGCCCATTCCCAAGATCTCAGAGTCCAAGATGGCTTTTAAGCAGATGGAGCAGATCTCCCAGTTCCTAAAAGCTGCGGAGATCTATGGTGTCAGGACCACCGACATTTTTCAGACCGTGGATCTTTGGGAAG GAAAGGACATGGCGGCCGTGCAGAGGACCCTGATGGCTCTGGGCAGCGTTGCTGTCACCAAGGATGATGGCTGTTACCGGGGAGAACCGTCCTGGTTTCACAG GAAAGCCCAGCAGAATCGGAGAGGATTTTCCGAGGAGCAGCTTCGCCAGGGACAGAACGTAATAGGCCTACAGATGGGCAGCAACAAGGGAGCCTCCCAGGCAGGCATGACCGGGTATGGAATGCCCAGGCAGATCATGTAA